The nucleotide sequence CCCGCGCACGCCGCGGCCGTCGTCCACCGCCTGGTGGCCGGCCGTCCCGGCGCACCGCATGCGGGCGTCCCGGACGAGGGCCATGTCCCTGGTCCGCCCTGCCTCCCGGCACCCGTTCCGGGCGGCGATCCGAAGTACCCCTTGAAGGAGACAAGTTGAGCACCATCACCGATACCCCCCACCAGGCCGGACCACGGGAGTGGCTGGGCCTGGCCGTGCTGGCGCTTCCCACGCTGCTGCTGTCGATCGACGTGAGCGTGCTGCACCTGGCGGTTCCGCACATCAGTGAGGGCCTGGACCCCTCGGCCTCCCAGATGTTGTGGATCATCGACATCTACGGCTTCCTGATCGCCGGCTTCCTGGTGACCATGGGCACGCTGGGCGACCGCGTCGGCCGCCGGAAGCTGCTGCTGATCGGCGCCGCCGCCTTCGGTGTCGCCTCGGTGGCCGCCGCCTACGCCGACAGCCCGGCCGCGCTGATCGCGGCGCGCGCGGCTCTCGGCATCACCGGCGCCACCCTGATGCCCTCCACGCTGGCACTGATCAGCAACATGTTCCGCGACGCACGGCAGCGAGGGGTGGCCATCGCCGTCTGGGTCACCATGTTCTCCGTCGGCATCGCACTCGGCCCGGTGGTCGGGGGTGCCATGCTGGAGTACTTCTGGTGGGGGTCGGTCTTCCTGCTCGGCGTGCCCGTCATGGCGCTGCTGCTGGTGGCGGGCCCCTTACTGCTGCCGGAGTACCGCGACGAGCAGGCCGGCCGGGTCGACCTGGTCAGCGTGGCGCTGTCCCTGGCGGCGATCCTGCCGGTGATCTACGGCCTGAAGGAGATCGCCAACGACGGGGTGTCCGCGCTGCCGCTGCTGGCCCTCGTCGCGGGCCTGGTCGTGAGTGCCGTGTTCGTCCGCCGGCAGCGCACCCTGGAGAGTCCGCTGCTGGACTTCCGCCTGTTCGGCAATCCCGCCTTCCGTACGTCCCTGGTGACGCTGCTGCTGAGCATGCTGGTCGCGGGCGGCACCTATCTGTTCGTGACGCAGTATCTGCAGCTGGTGGGCGGGCTGTCGCCGATGAAGGCCGGCCTCTACCTGCTGCCCGCCGCCTTCGCGTTGATCGTGACGGCCGTCGTGTCCCCGATCGCCGCGAGCAGGTTCCGGCCCGCGTACGTCGTCGCCGTCGGCCTGTTCGTGTCGGCGCTGGGCCACGTCATGCTGGCCCTCGCGGACAGCACCTCCGGGATCGCACAGGTCGTGACCGGCTTCGCCTTCGTGTACGCCGGCGGCGGCCCGCTCATCGCGCTGGGCACCGACATCGTGGTCGGATCGGCGCCGCCCGAGCAGGCCGGGTCCGCCGCGGCCATCTCGGAGACGAGCACCGAGCTGGGCATGGCGCTCGGCGTGGCGATCCTCGGCAGTGTCGGTACCGCTGTGTACCGCAGCGGCGTGGACGTTCCCGCCCAGGTCCCGGACGGTGCGGGTGACACGCTCGCCGGGGCGCTGGAGGCGGCGAAGGGCCTGTCGTCGGACGTGGCCGCGGCGTTCGCCGACTCGGGCCGGGCCGCCTTCACCGACGGCATGAACGTCATCGGAGTCATCGGGGCGCTGGTGGCGCTCGGGACGGCCGTGCTCGTGGCGGTCGTCATCAAGTTCCCTCCCACGGGAGCGGCCGAGGAGCCGGCCGGGGAGTCCGCCGAGGGCCCTGCCGCGCCCGCGCGGCAGACCGCCTCCTGACCCGGGAGCGCCTGTCCGCCCTCAGGCGCCGGGGCGATCCGTGTAGGCGGCGGCGTACTCGTCGGTGGGCGCGATGGGCGTGATGACGTCGATGAGTACGCCGTCGGGGGCGGCGACGATGAAGTGCCGCTGCCCGAAGTCCTCACTGCGCAGCGGCAGTTCGGGTTTCAGGCCGAGGTCGTCCACGAGCCGGGCGTACTCGGCGTCGACGTCGGTCACCTCGAAGTTGAGCAGGACGCCCTGGGCGGGGCGGCGGAACGCCGGGGGGATCGTTTCGTGGGTGGCGTCGACCAGGGCGAGTTCGTAGTACGGCGGCTCGTGCCGCCGGAGGCTGACGTACCAGTCGTTCTCGAAGGTCGTCTCGAATCCGAGCAGACCGGTGTAGAACTTCACGGACTCCCGGAGCAGCGGGGTGCAGATCACCGGGTAGAAGCCGGTCATGACGGAGGACGTCATCGGGGCACCTTTCCGAGGTGGGCGCGGGGCGTCCGAGCGGGTGGCGTTCGTCGTGTCAACGAGGAGCGCCACCCGTCGTCACGTCCGCCGGGTGCGAAAGCGGGGGTACATGACGGTGGAGGGACCGAGGGAACCGGAGCATCCGCAGGTCTGGGCCGTGCGGCTTCCTCCACCGTGGGACGAGGCGCTCAGCCTTGCCCTGCTGGACCCGGCAGAGCGGCGCAAGGCCCGCTCCTTCCGTCGGGAACCGGACCGTTCCCGCTACCTCGCGGCGCACACGGCACTCCGTCTGCTGCTGGCCGCGCATCTCGAATGCCACCCCATCGACGTCCTGTACGGACGTGAGCAGTGCGCGCGCTGCGGCGGCCCGCACGGCCGACCCGTACTCCTCGATCGCGAGGCGGGCCTGCGTTTCTCGCTCTCCCATTCCCCGGGCCTGTCCCTCGTCGCGATCGCCCGCGTGCCCCTGGGGGTGGACGCCGAGCGGGTACCCGGCCGCAGGACCGTCGAGTCGTGCCTGGAGCGCCTGCATCCGGAGGAGCGGCGCGAGCTGCTGGCGGTCCCCGAGGAGGAGCGGTCCTTGCGGTTCTGCCGGCTCTGGGCGCGCAAGGAGGCCTATCTGAAGGCTCTCGGGACCGGGTTCGCACGCGGACTGGAGCGGGACTGGCTGGGGGACCGCGCGGGGCCCGGGACGCCCGCGCGCCCGACGGGCTGGACCGTCCGGAACCTGTCCTGCGGCCCGCAGAACACCACCCATGCCGCGGCCCTGGCCGTCCCGTCGGGCACCCCCGTGCCCGCCGCGCCACGCCGACTGAACTGGTCCGCTTTCCAGGGCGACTTGCACGGACGAACGGTGAACTGCGCCGGTGGCAACCATGTTGACATACCGATGGTATGTCACTAAGTTCCTTCGCATACCTTCGGTACGTGACTGGAGATGGCGCTCCATGCTGACCAGCCTCTGTCCGGTGATCTGCACCTCACGCCTCGAGGAGTCCCGCGAGTTCTACACCAAGCTGTTCGGTTACAAGGTCACTCACCAGGCGGATTGGTACGTCGGTCTCGGCCGGCCCGGGCTGACGCCCTGCGAACTCGCCCTTCTCGACCACACGCACACGGCCCTCCCGGAAGCACAGCGCCGGCCGGTACGCGTGATCCGCTTCACCCTCGAAGTGGAGGGCGGGGAACGGGAGCTGGAACGCATTGCCGCCTGCGGCGAATCCGCCGCAGGGCGATCCCTCGACACCGGAGGTTCCACAGGGAACGACTTGGTCGTCACCGATCCGAACGGAGTACAGATCCGCGTCGTCACACCGAAATGACCCATCGGCGCGCACGCGAGATCGACAGCCAAGAGGGGGAAGGCAGTCATGCCCGGAAGAATCGACGCCGGTGAGGCGGTCGCGGTCATGCGCGCCGCGGGACTCGAACCACTGGAGCCCTATCCCGGGGCGAACGTGGCCTGGAACAGCCGCTGCGTCAAGAACGCGCACCAGGTCGCGCCCACCTTCACCTCGGTGCGCGTCGGCGCGAGCGGGGGATGCCGTCACTGCGGACGCCTCGCCGCCGGGGAACGGCGACGGGCGGCCGGCCGGGAGCAGGCCGAGGCGGACATGCGTGCCGCCGGCTTCGAACCGCTGGAGCCCTACCCGGGGTCCAGGGTGAGATGGTCCTGCCGGCACATCGTCTGCGGCCGTACCGTCCACCCCCGGCTCTTCGGAATCCGCGCCGGAAAGGGCGGCTGCCGCGCCTGCGCGGGCCGGGTACCGGTGGACCGCGAGACCGCCGAGGCGGAGATGCGCGTGATCGGCATGGAACCGCTGGAACCCTTCCCCGGCCGGGTGCGCGACCGGTGGCGGTGCCGTTGCGTGACATGCGGTCACATCGGTACCCCCACGCTCAACAACATCCGCCGCGGCCAAGGCGGCTGCTACACCTGCGCACGCGGCGCCGGCCGCCCCTCCGCGCGAACCGACGAACTCGCCCGCTGAGCAGGCCGCAGGCTGAGCGGTACGACAGACGGCAAGGGCGCCCCGCATTCGGCGGGGCGCCCTTGCCGTCACTCGACCCGAAGGGCGTCCAGCATCGCCACCAGCGCGGTCTGGGTGTCGTCCAGATCGCGGGGGTTCGTCGAAGCTGCCAGCCACAGCGCCGCCTCGTTCATCGCGCCCGACAGCAGATGGGTGAGCGGCTCGACCGGCTGCGCGACGATCGTCCCCTTGCCGATCAACTCCTCGAGCACCTGCGCCAGATGCTGCCCCGAGGTCGTCTCGTTCATGGCCCGCCACTCGCTCCACCCGAGGACCGCGGGACCGTCGACCAGCATGATGCGCTGGATCACCGGATCCGTGGACACGGTGAGGAACGCCTGGCATCCGGAGACGAGTTGGTCCCACGTGCCCTCCCGGGCGTCCGCCGTCTCGGCGATCCGGTCGGCCACCTCCTGCTGCACCTGCTCCAGCACGGCCCGGAACAACTCGGCCTTGCTGGCGAAGTGGTGGTACAGCGCCCCCTTGGTGACCCCTGCCGCCCGTACGATCTCCGACAGCCCCACGGCCGCGTACCCCAGTGTGGAGAACAACCGTCTGCTCTCCCGCACCAACGCCTGCCGAGTCCGCTCCCGCTGCTGAGCCCGAACCCCTTGAGTCATCCTCTCCCCCCGCCCTTCACGTACTGAAGGTACGTCAACCCGGGAGTCCGCGGTACTCCTTGCGACGACAGCGGGGGCAACGCCGGCCTCCTGGACGGGCAGGGTGCTCAGCGCGCTCCACGGGCGGCGGTCCGCGTCGTCGCCCTGGTCGCCGACGATGGTGGTGACCAGGCATGTGAGCAGTGGCTCGGGCGCCACGGCGTTGTCGTGGAACATAAGGCAGTCGGCGATCAGATAGGGCAGGAACACCTCCTGGAAGACCGGGTCGGCCGCCGTCTACGCGTCGGTGCCGCCCATTCTGACCAGATTCGTCGAGCAGCCGGTCGGGGTCCTCCTCGGCGACGAGGCCGGTGGGCAGCGGGGCGTCACGAGAGCCCGAAGCGAACAGGTGCTCGATGTGGATGCCCCGGTGTCGCAGCGCGGATGGCCACCGTGCCGCCTCCAGGACGATGGGAGCGCCCAGGCTGTGCCCGAAGAACGCCGGCGGGAGATCCGCCGGAGGATTCGAGTGCCTCGGCGATGTCGGCGGCTGATCGGAGGAGGTCGTGCGCAGGCTCCTCGTCGAACCGGTCGGCACGTCCCGCCCGGCAGGGCCGCCCCGTATCCGGCCTCCGACGTCCGCGTGCCCGGCCGTCCGCCCCTCTAGCCCTTACGCCCCGTCGCCGCATACACATTGATGTCCGCGTCGGTCACATCATTGATGTCCCGATACCGAACCTTCTCGATGTCGTCCATCCCGGCCAACACCTGCGGCTCCACCGCCGGAGGAACCGGCGCACCGTCCTCGAACCGCCAGTGGTGCGCCGGCACCACCCCGGGCTCGTCCACCACGAGGCCGCTCTGCTCGAAGAAGCGCGCGACCTCGTCCTTGGACC is from Streptomyces sp. NBC_01314 and encodes:
- a CDS encoding MFS transporter, which gives rise to MSTITDTPHQAGPREWLGLAVLALPTLLLSIDVSVLHLAVPHISEGLDPSASQMLWIIDIYGFLIAGFLVTMGTLGDRVGRRKLLLIGAAAFGVASVAAAYADSPAALIAARAALGITGATLMPSTLALISNMFRDARQRGVAIAVWVTMFSVGIALGPVVGGAMLEYFWWGSVFLLGVPVMALLLVAGPLLLPEYRDEQAGRVDLVSVALSLAAILPVIYGLKEIANDGVSALPLLALVAGLVVSAVFVRRQRTLESPLLDFRLFGNPAFRTSLVTLLLSMLVAGGTYLFVTQYLQLVGGLSPMKAGLYLLPAAFALIVTAVVSPIAASRFRPAYVVAVGLFVSALGHVMLALADSTSGIAQVVTGFAFVYAGGGPLIALGTDIVVGSAPPEQAGSAAAISETSTELGMALGVAILGSVGTAVYRSGVDVPAQVPDGAGDTLAGALEAAKGLSSDVAAAFADSGRAAFTDGMNVIGVIGALVALGTAVLVAVVIKFPPTGAAEEPAGESAEGPAAPARQTAS
- a CDS encoding 4'-phosphopantetheinyl transferase superfamily protein, yielding MTVEGPREPEHPQVWAVRLPPPWDEALSLALLDPAERRKARSFRREPDRSRYLAAHTALRLLLAAHLECHPIDVLYGREQCARCGGPHGRPVLLDREAGLRFSLSHSPGLSLVAIARVPLGVDAERVPGRRTVESCLERLHPEERRELLAVPEEERSLRFCRLWARKEAYLKALGTGFARGLERDWLGDRAGPGTPARPTGWTVRNLSCGPQNTTHAAALAVPSGTPVPAAPRRLNWSAFQGDLHGRTVNCAGGNHVDIPMVCH
- a CDS encoding TetR/AcrR family transcriptional regulator: MTQGVRAQQRERTRQALVRESRRLFSTLGYAAVGLSEIVRAAGVTKGALYHHFASKAELFRAVLEQVQQEVADRIAETADAREGTWDQLVSGCQAFLTVSTDPVIQRIMLVDGPAVLGWSEWRAMNETTSGQHLAQVLEELIGKGTIVAQPVEPLTHLLSGAMNEAALWLAASTNPRDLDDTQTALVAMLDALRVE
- a CDS encoding VOC family protein; translated protein: MTSSVMTGFYPVICTPLLRESVKFYTGLLGFETTFENDWYVSLRRHEPPYYELALVDATHETIPPAFRRPAQGVLLNFEVTDVDAEYARLVDDLGLKPELPLRSEDFGQRHFIVAAPDGVLIDVITPIAPTDEYAAAYTDRPGA
- a CDS encoding VOC family protein produces the protein MLTSLCPVICTSRLEESREFYTKLFGYKVTHQADWYVGLGRPGLTPCELALLDHTHTALPEAQRRPVRVIRFTLEVEGGERELERIAACGESAAGRSLDTGGSTGNDLVVTDPNGVQIRVVTPK